One genomic region from Drosophila busckii strain San Diego stock center, stock number 13000-0081.31 chromosome 3R, ASM1175060v1, whole genome shotgun sequence encodes:
- the LOC108603064 gene encoding serine/threonine-protein kinase par-1 isoform X6, whose amino-acid sequence MYKYKSNSCCCSIYKATGSIVKQPHQQQQQQQQPQQPLICRDNSATDRDGDRDAAMVISKPETTTNGTASGTAAAAAAGLDAAAAAAAAAAAAAHPSGIPQDQIDNIMSGIANTGDVKMNNHRKKLRQRFDIIKKLGQGTYGKVQLGINKETGQEVAIKTIKKCKIEAEADLVRIRREVQIMSSVQHPNIIHIYEVFENREKMVLVMEFAAGGELYDYLSERKVLSEEEARRIFRQVATAVYYCHKHKICHRDLKLENILLDEQGNAKIADFGLSNVFDDQRLLGTFCGSPLYASPEIVEGTPYQGPEVDCWSLGVLLYTLVYGSMPFDGSNFKRLVKQISQGDYYEPRKPSRASTLIREMLTVCPRKRATIEQICSHWWVNENDNVSCLDLAEDLANQTPVRLDVLLSLTPAAITADQLVVPSAEGAAAAAAAAKAAANERVQRSHSVGSIRDMVPPPNTEAERRILDMVAAGGEAALMPSPTRTITPAQSPVQTKRKLQPTVSTDNAVGSTAKKKDKPANSSFVAPPPPAPTTTTAAAAATTTTLTMPTAQPMETESAAPVESAESAATTVNYLPQDMQLVSNLCEQLIGDASPPQPTNQPQPTAVPRQATRSKLDAVAETPEEKDATKVIKKFVNKHKTADLVNAINESATGKAAANATATATPTGSSAPPFVRKCSLQDESTLNKFNAERRKSRILETAEKFQPPPTAATAAATGPPEKPKKLSIPGVSVGSFKKEFERKANNTTPQSGPTPGERRAQEIVAAAAAAALEAEAQEAFGTPPASPAVADQLESSDSKNSVASISLDEARRSMENSIALLRQAQNESSKEVDQLCAQTETIGVSEPNFSPDDRERKLKNARAIIGNAIQPVIRRPTTIFGNGNGNGFGSGFGGGCNFIYNNNNNSSNSNVSSSNSSSSNNNNNNSNSNSSNALMAAAKQTIQQRLFGGGGMPQRPATWQPQTTYSNASIFQPTHSPFKQLQLQYQQRCQETGQQPQQQQQQQRPISSALFTPPPSPLYAHAQSHAPVQAISNSGYNSNNNNNSHTMPNVNYNVSSRSRPFHNQAQDTLNTSSALPAAMWLKSSPGGDGSPVKTSTASITLKSATLPRRKLNANAKSDVQLDIKPRIAEQPQPAMRFSTEMQHPVADLRSAPPREGPIPYSPIKTTLQARATSLEPKEHIITIQRPPTQPQPQQPYGRTNSNTTTRSGSLSRQSTVESESEATTTNVSQSTITGNSQPIKKSPREFIIPIAMEGGGFITPRERSIEPSESTHTTSSSRTTFSRLRPSRRIGSLLSETGFDESSPFQKMRNTSITRDGVEDESLFTPHRLRSSRPVKKISQDNDSQSSGEEDDDDGFEILTAENLFSTLLQRVRALTNRMNVNSDLTAAFPSHSSRLLTDISRQAQGHRPFFGQNSPFGSRLNSASNSSGLGAPWRHSMSRELGNDMDSMFSRTGATLPRVGLTITTTTPTKHVITINNNNNINSKNSNANKPTVANVASATARTATTTTRTVTTALTPTPIKTAKAISTTTATFTATRNQAKP is encoded by the exons TAATTTGCAGGGACAACAGCGCCACAGATAGAGACGGAGACAGGGACGCAGCCATGGTGATAAGCAAACCGGAAACGACTACAAATGGCACTGCTAgtggaacagcagcagcagcagctgctggcctggatgctgctgcagctgctgccgctgctgcggcggcggcggcgcatcCATCAGGCATACCACAGGATCAAATAGACAATATCATGAGCGGCATTGCCAATACGGGCGATGTCAAAATGAACAATCATCGCAAAAAGCTGCGTCAAAG ATTCGATATTATTAAGAAATTAGGACAAGGCACCTACGGCAAGGTGCAGTTAGGTATTAATAAGGAGACGGGCCAAGAGGTGGCCATCAAGACCATCaagaaatgcaaaattgaGGCCGAGGCGGATCTGGTGCGCATACGACGCGAGGTTCAGATTATGAGCTCAGTGCAGCATCCCAATATTATACACATCTACGAAG TATTCGAGAATCGCGAGAAAATGGTGCTAGTCATGGAGTTTGCCGCTGGCGGTGAGCTCTACGACTATCTATCCGAGCGCAAGGTGCTCAGCGAGGAGGAGGCGCGTCGCATCTTTCGCCAGGTGGCCACGGCTGTCTACTATTGCCACAAGCACAAGATTTGCCATCGTGATTTGAAGCTGGAGAACATACTGCTCGACGAGCAGGGCAATGCGAAG ATTGCCGACTTTGGCTTGTCCAATGTGTTCGACGATCAGCGTTTGCTGGGCACCTTTTGCGGCTCACCGCTGTACGCCTCCCCCGAAATTGTGGAGGGCACACCGTATCAGGGACCCGAGGTTGACTGCTGGTCCCTGGGCGTGCTGCTCTATACTCTAGTCTATGGTTCCATGCCCTTCGATGGCTCCAATTTCAAAAGACTGGTCAAGCAGATTAGCCAGGGCGACTACTACGAGCCGCGCAAGCCCTCGCGAGCCTCGACACTCATACGCGAAATGCTGACAGTGTGTCCTCGCAAGCGAGCAACCATCGAGCAGATTTGCTCGCACTGGTGGGTGAATGAGAACGACAATGTCTCCTGCCTGGATCTTGCCGAGGATTTGGCCAACCAAACACCCGTGCGCCTCGACGTGCTCCTCTCACTCACGCCAGCGGCCATAACCGCCGATCAGCTGGTGGTGCCATCGGCCGAGGgtgccgccgctgcagctgctgccgccaagGCCGCTGCCAATGAGCGTGTCCAACGCTCGCACTCAGTGGGCTCCATACGCGATATGGTGCCACCACCCAACACGGAGGCAGAGCGTCGCATCCTGGACATGGTTGCTG CTGGAGGAGAGGCCGCACTGATGCCCTCGCCCACACGCACCATCACGCCCGCCCAGAGTCCCGTGCAAACCAAGCGCAAGCTGCAACCCACCGTTTCCACAGATAATGCCGTCGGCAGCACCGCCAAGAAGAAGGACAAGCCGGCCAATAGCTCTTTTgtggcaccaccaccaccagcaccaacaacaacaacagcagcagcagcagcaacaaccacaacgcTCACGATGCCAACTGCACAGCCAATGGAGACTGAGAGTGCTGCGCCCGTGGAGTCTGCGGAATCCGCAGCCACAACAGTCAACTATTTGCCACAGGACATGCAGCTTGTGAGCAACCTTTGCGAGCAGCTCATTGGCGATGCCTCACCGCCACAACCCACCAATCAACCCCAACCAACAGCTGTGCCACGCCAAGCGACGCGCAGCAAGCTGGACGCTGTGGCCGAGACGCCCGAGGAAAAGGACGCGACCAAAGTGATTAAGAAGTTTGTCAACAAGCACAAGACCGCCGATCTGGTTAATGCCATCAATGAAAGCGCCACAGGCAAGGCCGCGGCTAATGCCACAgccactgccacgcccacagggTCGTCAGCGCCGCCTTTTGTGCGTAAGTGCAGTTTGCAGGACGAGTCGACGTTGAATAAGTTCAACGCCGAGCGACGCAAGTCACGCATACTGGAGACCGCAGAGAAGTTCCAGCCGCCCCCCACAGCCGCAACAGCGGCCGCCACTGGGCCGCCCGAGAAGCCCAAGAAGTTGAGCATACCCGGCGTCAGTGTGGGCAGCTTTAAGAAGGAGTTTGAGCGCAAGGCCAACAATACAACGCCACAAAGCGGACCCACGCCCGGCGAGCGACGCGCCCAGGAAATAgtggccgctgctgccgccgccgcattGGAGGCTGAAGCACAAGAAGCCTTCGGCACGCCACCCGCCTCGCCCGCCGTGGCTGACCAGCTGGAGTCAAGTGATTCGAAGAACTCGGTGGCCTCCATATCGCTGGACGAGGCGCGCCGCTCCATGGAGAACTCCATAGCGCTTCTGCGTCAGGCACAAAACGAATCCAGCAAGGAAGTGGATCAGCTATGCGCCCAAACCGAAACCATCGGCGTCAGCGAGCCCAATTTCAGCCCCGATGACCGTGAGCGTAAGTTGAAGAACGCACGCGCCATCATCGGCAATGCCATTCAACCGG TGATACGCAGACCAACAACGATATTTGGCAACGGTAATGGCAATGGCTTTGGCAGCGGTTTTGGGGGCggctgcaattttatatacaacaacaacaacaacagcagcaacagcaatgtcagcagcagcaacagcagcagtagcaacaacaacaacaacaatagcaatagcaatagctcAAACGCATTAATGGCTGCCGCTAAGCAAACCATTCAGCAGCGTCTCTTTGGCGGCGGTGGCATGCCACAGCGACCTGCCACCTGGCAGCCGCAGACGACCTACAGCAATGCCAGCATTTTTCAGCCCACGCATAGTCCgtttaagcagctgcagctgcagtacCAACAGCGCTGTCAGGAGACCgggcaacagccgcagcagcagcagcagcaacaacgtcCCATTAGCAGCGCCTTGTTTACGCCGCCGCCCTCGCCGTTGTACGCCCATGCCCAAAGCCATGCCCCAGTTCAAGCCATCAGCAACAGtggctacaacagcaacaacaacaacaacagccacacgATGCCTAATGTCAATTACAATGTCAGCTCGCGCTCGAGACCATTTCATAATCAAGCTCAAGACACACTCAATACATCATCTGCCTTGCCTGCGGCTATGTGGCTGAAAT cttcacCAGGTGGCGATGGCTCGCCGGTTAAGACCTCCACCGCCTCGATAACGCTCAAATCGGCCACGTTGCCGCGTCGCAAgctcaatgccaatgccaagtCGGATGTGCAGCTGGACATAAAGCCACGCATCGCGGAGCAGCCACAGCCGGCCATGCGCTTTAGCACGGAGATGCAACATCCTGTGGCAGATTTGCGCAGCGCACCGCCACGCGAAGGACCCATACCGTACAGTCCCATCAAGACGACGCTGCAGGCGCGCGCCACCAGCTTGGAGCCCAAAGAGCACATTATTACCATACAGCGACCACCCacacagccgcagccgcaacaGCCCTATGGACGCACCAACTCGAACACGACCACGCG CTCTGGCTCGCTGTCACGTCAGTCCACCGTGGAGTCCGAGTCGGAGGCTACCACAACGAATGTATCGCAATCAACCATCACGGGCAACTCGCAGCCCATCAAGAAGAGCCCACGTGAATTTATCATACCCATTGCCATGGAGGGTGGCGGCTTCATCACGCCACGTGAGCGAAGCATTGAGCCATCCGAATCAACTCACACCACATCCTCCAGTCGCACAACCTTCAGTCGTTTGCGTCCCTCACGTCGCATTGG TTCACTGCTCAGCGAGACGGGCTTCGATGAGAGTTCGCCATTCCAAAAGATGCGCAACACTTCGATAACACGTGACGGCGTCGAGGACGAATCACTCTTCACACCGCACAGATTAAG AAGCTCGAGGCCAGTGAAGAAAATTAGTCAAGACAATGACTCGCAAAGTTCGGGCGAGGAGGATGATGACGATGGCTTCGAAATACTCACAGCGGAAAATCTATTTTCGACTTTGCTGCAACGC GTGCGCGCGCTCACCAATCGCATGAACGTGAATAGCGACCTCACTGCAGCCTTTCCGAGTCATTCGAGCCGTCTGCTCACCGATATATCACGTCAGGCACAAGGACATCGACCTTTCTTTGGTCAGAACAGTCCATTTGGCAG TCGCCTGAACAGCGCCAGCAATAGCAGCGGCCTGGGTGCACCTTGGCGTCACAGCATGTCCAGGGAATTGGGCAACGACATGGATTCAATGTTTTCACGCACAGGCGCAACGTTGCCAAGAG TTGGTTTAACTATAACAACTACCACGCCCACAAAGCATGTTATAaccattaacaacaacaacaacatcaacagcaagaACAGCAACGCGAACAAGCCAACAGTTGCCAACGTCGCCAGTGCCACtgcaagaacagcaacaacaacaacaagaacagtaACAACAGCGCTAACACCCACACCCATTAAGACAGCCAAAGCCATCAGCACCACCACAGCCACATTTACAGCAACGCGAAATCAAGCGAAGCCTTAG
- the LOC108603064 gene encoding serine/threonine-protein kinase par-1 isoform X7 yields MYKYKSNSCCCSIYKATGSIVKQPHQQQQQQQQPQQPLICRDNSATDRDGDRDAAMVISKPETTTNGTASGTAAAAAAGLDAAAAAAAAAAAAAHPSGIPQDQIDNIMSGIANTGDVKMNNHRKKLRQRFDIIKKLGQGTYGKVQLGINKETGQEVAIKTIKKCKIEAEADLVRIRREVQIMSSVQHPNIIHIYEVFENREKMVLVMEFAAGGELYDYLSERKVLSEEEARRIFRQVATAVYYCHKHKICHRDLKLENILLDEQGNAKIADFGLSNVFDDQRLLGTFCGSPLYASPEIVEGTPYQGPEVDCWSLGVLLYTLVYGSMPFDGSNFKRLVKQISQGDYYEPRKPSRASTLIREMLTVCPRKRATIEQICSHWWVNENDNVSCLDLAEDLANQTPVRLDVLLSLTPAAITADQLVVPSAEGAAAAAAAAKAAANERVQRSHSVGSIRDMVPPPNTEAERRILDMVAAGGEAALMPSPTRTITPAQSPVQTKRKLQPTVSTDNAVGSTAKKKDKPANSSFVAPPPPAPTTTTAAAAATTTTLTMPTAQPMETESAAPVESAESAATTVNYLPQDMQLVSNLCEQLIGDASPPQPTNQPQPTAVPRQATRSKLDAVAETPEEKDATKVIKKFVNKHKTADLVNAINESATGKAAANATATATPTGSSAPPFVRKCSLQDESTLNKFNAERRKSRILETAEKFQPPPTAATAAATGPPEKPKKLSIPGVSVGSFKKEFERKANNTTPQSGPTPGERRAQEIVAAAAAAALEAEAQEAFGTPPASPAVADQLESSDSKNSVASISLDEARRSMENSIALLRQAQNESSKEVDQLCAQTETIGVSEPNFSPDDRERKLKNARAIIGNAIQPVIRRPTTIFGNGNGNGFGSGFGGGCNFIYNNNNNSSNSNVSSSNSSSSNNNNNNSNSNSSNALMAAAKQTIQQRLFGGGGMPQRPATWQPQTTYSNASIFQPTHSPFKQLQLQYQQRCQETGQQPQQQQQQQRPISSALFTPPPSPLYAHAQSHAPVQAISNSGYNSNNNNNSHTMPNVNYNVSSRSRPFHNQAQDTLNTSSALPAAMWLKSSPGGDGSPVKTSTASITLKSATLPRRKLNANAKSDVQLDIKPRIAEQPQPAMRFSTEMQHPVADLRSAPPREGPIPYSPIKTTLQARATSLEPKEHIITIQRPPTQPQPQQPYGRTNSNTTTRSGSLSRQSTVESESEATTTNVSQSTITGNSQPIKKSPREFIIPIAMEGGGFITPRERSIEPSESTHTTSSSRTTFSRLRPSRRIGSLLSETGFDESSPFQKMRNTSITRDGVEDESLFTPHRLRSSRPVKKISQDNDSQSSGEEDDDDGFEILTAENLFSTLLQRVRALTNRMNVNSDLTAAFPSHSSRLLTDISRQAQGHRPFFGQNSPFGSRLNSASNSSGLGAPWRHSMSRELGNDMDSMFSRTGATLPRGEYHRLKSKYLDP; encoded by the exons TAATTTGCAGGGACAACAGCGCCACAGATAGAGACGGAGACAGGGACGCAGCCATGGTGATAAGCAAACCGGAAACGACTACAAATGGCACTGCTAgtggaacagcagcagcagcagctgctggcctggatgctgctgcagctgctgccgctgctgcggcggcggcggcgcatcCATCAGGCATACCACAGGATCAAATAGACAATATCATGAGCGGCATTGCCAATACGGGCGATGTCAAAATGAACAATCATCGCAAAAAGCTGCGTCAAAG ATTCGATATTATTAAGAAATTAGGACAAGGCACCTACGGCAAGGTGCAGTTAGGTATTAATAAGGAGACGGGCCAAGAGGTGGCCATCAAGACCATCaagaaatgcaaaattgaGGCCGAGGCGGATCTGGTGCGCATACGACGCGAGGTTCAGATTATGAGCTCAGTGCAGCATCCCAATATTATACACATCTACGAAG TATTCGAGAATCGCGAGAAAATGGTGCTAGTCATGGAGTTTGCCGCTGGCGGTGAGCTCTACGACTATCTATCCGAGCGCAAGGTGCTCAGCGAGGAGGAGGCGCGTCGCATCTTTCGCCAGGTGGCCACGGCTGTCTACTATTGCCACAAGCACAAGATTTGCCATCGTGATTTGAAGCTGGAGAACATACTGCTCGACGAGCAGGGCAATGCGAAG ATTGCCGACTTTGGCTTGTCCAATGTGTTCGACGATCAGCGTTTGCTGGGCACCTTTTGCGGCTCACCGCTGTACGCCTCCCCCGAAATTGTGGAGGGCACACCGTATCAGGGACCCGAGGTTGACTGCTGGTCCCTGGGCGTGCTGCTCTATACTCTAGTCTATGGTTCCATGCCCTTCGATGGCTCCAATTTCAAAAGACTGGTCAAGCAGATTAGCCAGGGCGACTACTACGAGCCGCGCAAGCCCTCGCGAGCCTCGACACTCATACGCGAAATGCTGACAGTGTGTCCTCGCAAGCGAGCAACCATCGAGCAGATTTGCTCGCACTGGTGGGTGAATGAGAACGACAATGTCTCCTGCCTGGATCTTGCCGAGGATTTGGCCAACCAAACACCCGTGCGCCTCGACGTGCTCCTCTCACTCACGCCAGCGGCCATAACCGCCGATCAGCTGGTGGTGCCATCGGCCGAGGgtgccgccgctgcagctgctgccgccaagGCCGCTGCCAATGAGCGTGTCCAACGCTCGCACTCAGTGGGCTCCATACGCGATATGGTGCCACCACCCAACACGGAGGCAGAGCGTCGCATCCTGGACATGGTTGCTG CTGGAGGAGAGGCCGCACTGATGCCCTCGCCCACACGCACCATCACGCCCGCCCAGAGTCCCGTGCAAACCAAGCGCAAGCTGCAACCCACCGTTTCCACAGATAATGCCGTCGGCAGCACCGCCAAGAAGAAGGACAAGCCGGCCAATAGCTCTTTTgtggcaccaccaccaccagcaccaacaacaacaacagcagcagcagcagcaacaaccacaacgcTCACGATGCCAACTGCACAGCCAATGGAGACTGAGAGTGCTGCGCCCGTGGAGTCTGCGGAATCCGCAGCCACAACAGTCAACTATTTGCCACAGGACATGCAGCTTGTGAGCAACCTTTGCGAGCAGCTCATTGGCGATGCCTCACCGCCACAACCCACCAATCAACCCCAACCAACAGCTGTGCCACGCCAAGCGACGCGCAGCAAGCTGGACGCTGTGGCCGAGACGCCCGAGGAAAAGGACGCGACCAAAGTGATTAAGAAGTTTGTCAACAAGCACAAGACCGCCGATCTGGTTAATGCCATCAATGAAAGCGCCACAGGCAAGGCCGCGGCTAATGCCACAgccactgccacgcccacagggTCGTCAGCGCCGCCTTTTGTGCGTAAGTGCAGTTTGCAGGACGAGTCGACGTTGAATAAGTTCAACGCCGAGCGACGCAAGTCACGCATACTGGAGACCGCAGAGAAGTTCCAGCCGCCCCCCACAGCCGCAACAGCGGCCGCCACTGGGCCGCCCGAGAAGCCCAAGAAGTTGAGCATACCCGGCGTCAGTGTGGGCAGCTTTAAGAAGGAGTTTGAGCGCAAGGCCAACAATACAACGCCACAAAGCGGACCCACGCCCGGCGAGCGACGCGCCCAGGAAATAgtggccgctgctgccgccgccgcattGGAGGCTGAAGCACAAGAAGCCTTCGGCACGCCACCCGCCTCGCCCGCCGTGGCTGACCAGCTGGAGTCAAGTGATTCGAAGAACTCGGTGGCCTCCATATCGCTGGACGAGGCGCGCCGCTCCATGGAGAACTCCATAGCGCTTCTGCGTCAGGCACAAAACGAATCCAGCAAGGAAGTGGATCAGCTATGCGCCCAAACCGAAACCATCGGCGTCAGCGAGCCCAATTTCAGCCCCGATGACCGTGAGCGTAAGTTGAAGAACGCACGCGCCATCATCGGCAATGCCATTCAACCGG TGATACGCAGACCAACAACGATATTTGGCAACGGTAATGGCAATGGCTTTGGCAGCGGTTTTGGGGGCggctgcaattttatatacaacaacaacaacaacagcagcaacagcaatgtcagcagcagcaacagcagcagtagcaacaacaacaacaacaatagcaatagcaatagctcAAACGCATTAATGGCTGCCGCTAAGCAAACCATTCAGCAGCGTCTCTTTGGCGGCGGTGGCATGCCACAGCGACCTGCCACCTGGCAGCCGCAGACGACCTACAGCAATGCCAGCATTTTTCAGCCCACGCATAGTCCgtttaagcagctgcagctgcagtacCAACAGCGCTGTCAGGAGACCgggcaacagccgcagcagcagcagcagcaacaacgtcCCATTAGCAGCGCCTTGTTTACGCCGCCGCCCTCGCCGTTGTACGCCCATGCCCAAAGCCATGCCCCAGTTCAAGCCATCAGCAACAGtggctacaacagcaacaacaacaacaacagccacacgATGCCTAATGTCAATTACAATGTCAGCTCGCGCTCGAGACCATTTCATAATCAAGCTCAAGACACACTCAATACATCATCTGCCTTGCCTGCGGCTATGTGGCTGAAAT cttcacCAGGTGGCGATGGCTCGCCGGTTAAGACCTCCACCGCCTCGATAACGCTCAAATCGGCCACGTTGCCGCGTCGCAAgctcaatgccaatgccaagtCGGATGTGCAGCTGGACATAAAGCCACGCATCGCGGAGCAGCCACAGCCGGCCATGCGCTTTAGCACGGAGATGCAACATCCTGTGGCAGATTTGCGCAGCGCACCGCCACGCGAAGGACCCATACCGTACAGTCCCATCAAGACGACGCTGCAGGCGCGCGCCACCAGCTTGGAGCCCAAAGAGCACATTATTACCATACAGCGACCACCCacacagccgcagccgcaacaGCCCTATGGACGCACCAACTCGAACACGACCACGCG CTCTGGCTCGCTGTCACGTCAGTCCACCGTGGAGTCCGAGTCGGAGGCTACCACAACGAATGTATCGCAATCAACCATCACGGGCAACTCGCAGCCCATCAAGAAGAGCCCACGTGAATTTATCATACCCATTGCCATGGAGGGTGGCGGCTTCATCACGCCACGTGAGCGAAGCATTGAGCCATCCGAATCAACTCACACCACATCCTCCAGTCGCACAACCTTCAGTCGTTTGCGTCCCTCACGTCGCATTGG TTCACTGCTCAGCGAGACGGGCTTCGATGAGAGTTCGCCATTCCAAAAGATGCGCAACACTTCGATAACACGTGACGGCGTCGAGGACGAATCACTCTTCACACCGCACAGATTAAG AAGCTCGAGGCCAGTGAAGAAAATTAGTCAAGACAATGACTCGCAAAGTTCGGGCGAGGAGGATGATGACGATGGCTTCGAAATACTCACAGCGGAAAATCTATTTTCGACTTTGCTGCAACGC GTGCGCGCGCTCACCAATCGCATGAACGTGAATAGCGACCTCACTGCAGCCTTTCCGAGTCATTCGAGCCGTCTGCTCACCGATATATCACGTCAGGCACAAGGACATCGACCTTTCTTTGGTCAGAACAGTCCATTTGGCAG TCGCCTGAACAGCGCCAGCAATAGCAGCGGCCTGGGTGCACCTTGGCGTCACAGCATGTCCAGGGAATTGGGCAACGACATGGATTCAATGTTTTCACGCACAGGCGCAACGTTGCCAAGAGGTGAATATCACAGATTAAAGAGTAAATATTTAGATCCATAG